The following is a genomic window from Nicotiana tabacum cultivar K326 chromosome 3, ASM71507v2, whole genome shotgun sequence.
TATGTAGCTTACTACTATTTATCTTAAGTATGTAACCAATGCGTATACTCGAGTCTGGTTAACGTTTGTTTCTTATGCGTGTTGCATTAAGTATCCTGAATAACAAGTTCCAGTTGGATCACGTGTTATGATCACATCTGTGAGTTGTTATTGGATGCCTTCTAATGTTATTTTTTTGTTCCACGGAATGAAAAGGAAGCTTTTCTTGGCGGGACCTTTTACGATTTGTGGGTGGGGGAATTTTTGAAGTACCAGTGTGCCAAGAACCCTGTTTGGCAGTGTTGGTCTTGGTTATGATGCTCCTAGTTAATGTTTCCTTTTGTCACCCAATCTTACTTCAAATGGTTATGAGGGTTCCATTTCAATATTTTTTATCCTTCCATTTTTCTTGCACAATATCATTTCATTTTCTTCTCCTTGGTATTCAGATTGTTTAGGTAGAAGATTAGGACCAAAGCTTCTTGGACGAACTGATGATTCAGGAGTAAGTAAATTTCATTCTACATtgtttgttgctgttgttgcATTCCAATCTGTTGCAAAGTTTTTACGTGGAATTCTGTTTCTTAACCCAACTCTATGTCATTGCTTCTCTGTTGCTCTTTAAGCAGAGGCTGGTCAAGGATTTTGTTAAGATCCTCAATCAAGTGAACTCTGAGGAAGTGCCTGCTGGTTTGAAACTCCCAGAGTCATTTAATCAACTTGttgttgaaatgaaaaacaaCAAGTACAGCACAAAAGAATTTGCTTTGATGCTAAAGGGAATGGTATGTACCCGTAAATCTTCTCTAGCTTTCTTTCAAGACATATTTACTTGGTGTGTGCATGTCCACTAGCCTTATTTTGCTCTTGCCTTTCTGTTGGGCATTCTACACTCGCGCCAGGGATTAGGTTGAGTTACTTCCTGACCCCCACTTTGGTTGTTAGTGTGCACAGGCGCAGAAAGATATAGTCCTTCTTAGCTCAACTTTGTGTTGAATTTGCTATTTTGCAGATGGAGAAATCTGAAAGGGATATTAGGGAATCAAAATTTGCAGAGCTGATGAATAAACACTTTGCTGCAAGTGCAATTCCTAAAGGCATTCACTGTCTTTCGCTGCGGTTGACTGATGAGTACTCCTCAAATGCTCATGCACGCAGACAGTTGCCGTCACCAGAGCTACTCCCTCTACTATCTGACAATTCATTGCATCACTTTGTAGTGTCCACTGATAACATCTTGGCTGCCTCAGTTGTTGTTAATTCTGCTCTGCAGTCATCTCTGAAGCCTGAAAAGATTGTTTTCCATGTTATCACTGATAAGAAAACATATGCTGGCATGCACTCATGGTTTGCTTTGAATCCTGTCACTCCTGCTCTTGTGGAGGTTAAAGGTGTTCATCAGTTTGACTGGTTGACAAGAGAAAATGTTCCAGTGCTTGAAGCAGTTGAGAGCCATCATGGTATTCGGAAATACTACCATGGAAATCATGTTACGGGTGCCAATCTCAGTGACACAACTCCGCGATCTTTTGCTTCCAAATTGCAGGCTCGAAGTCCAAAGTATATATCTTTGCTCAATCATCTTCGCATATATTTGCCTGAGGTACCTCTTTCTCATATCCTGTAAACTGTCTTCTGTTTCTCTTAAGTATGTTTTGGAGGGTGCAATTCCAATGTCTTTTCTACTTCCATTCCTCTCTCAGGCACATGGACATTCTTGTAGTCTATTGAAGTAATGCCTGGCGAGAAAAAGTTTCCATTATATAAATAGAGTCAATCAGTAGGGTTAAGCATGTGAATGAGAAACTTTGGATAGCTTAAGGAACATGCACAAGGCCTAGTTTAGTGAATGTTCTTATGCATTACTGTTCTAAACCTAAAATAAGTTGATCAAATTTCTCatgatatgaaattttgccaATTTTATATGACATCGAGACTTCTTGCTTAAAATGTTGTGTAGGCATATATATAAGCAGAGCCTATAGGTTTGAGTGTTCCAATGCTTATGCAGATAGTATTTCTTCATTTTGCTAAAGCCTAAGATTTTTTTTCCGCTCCAGAGATCATTTGCTTTACACATAACAAGTTGCTCATAGTCCCCGGGATTGTTCTGGGGTGGGAGATTGTAGTAATCTTGGTTCTCCAAGAATCTTATTCGCTGATAGATTTCAGCCTCATTCTCTAAGAGAAAAACTTTAATTCTCGACAGGGAAGCCCTATAAAATTCttctttgttgttgttgtcataaAATATCATTCTTCGTTCCGTCGTCGATCTTCCAATTTCTTCCGGTATGCTGCTCCGTCAGCAAGGAGCGAAAGAACCAAGTTTTCTGTGGTGATGTCAGAATTTGCACCTATAAATGGAATAGCCAACTCTTCTTTGTGACTGTCCTGAACCACATTGGCCAGTCAAAGTTCCAATATCATCTTTCCATCCAAGACGAGACCCTAGCAACCCAGATTCTTATATAGTTCTCTAATTACTCTTTATGGAGAGTGAATCACAATTTTAATCAGATTTTGCTTTTGTTATTATCTTCTTCTTGTTCTGATAATATTGAAATGCCAAACTCGCCAATACTCCGAGTTTGGCATCCCCAAGCACTTCTTTCTTTTCAGTAAGAATTTATGCAACAATACTTTTTGGTTTCCTTTTCTTTACTCCCAACAATACTTGGAGCAACACTAAAGTTATCTCCATGTGACCTACATGCCACGGGTTCGAGTCGTGGAATCAGCCGTTGATACTTGTATCAGGGTAGGCTGCCTGCCCCTTGGGGTGCGGCTCTTTCTCGGACCCTGCGTGGatgcgggatgctttgtgcactgAACTGCCTTTTTTTTGTTTGTAGTTTTCCCCTTTAGATCTTACATGTAATTCGCTCCCCTGTCCTGCAATTGTGTGGATATCCACTCACTTTTCAAATAGCAATGTGAGATTTCTCTGGTGTTGTACTTTGCAGCTCTTCCCAAACCTTGACAAAGTGGTTTTCTTAGATGATGATGTTGTAATTCAGCAAGATTTATCTCCCTTGTGGGACATTGACCTACATGGTAAGGTCAATGGAGCAGTTGAGACTTGTAAAGGTGAAGATAAGTGGGTGATGTCTAAGCGATTCAGAAATTACTTCAATTTTTCTCATCCTCTAATAGCAAAGCATTTGAACCCTGATGACTGTGCATGGGCTTATGGGATGAATatcttcgatttgcgtgcatggAGAAAGAAGAACATTACGGATACTTATCATGCATGGCTTAAAGAGGTATGCAGATCTCTTATGCTTTGTGATTTAACAGAAGAATCTTtagttataaataaataaataaataaaaaagaatccTCGGTCATCTGAGTTCCAGCATCGATGTGATAGATTTTTGATCTTGCTAGAGCGTTGTAATTCTTCTGCCAATCCTGTTTGTGTCTGTCTCTTAGTTGCCCACTTTGTTGCTCATATAGCCTTTTCTATTGACATGTTCGTCTAGGAGGACTGAGTTTGTCTTAAACTTCAGTATTTCTACTACTTAGTTTTATGTAATTATGATGCTACTTTTATTTCCCGTTTGTGACATAAAAATATAGTGATTAAGGATTTGAATTCATACATTTTTCAGGTCAAAGGTTCTTCATTTGCTATTGCTGTTCTAATTATTAAAGATTTGATCTCATCAAATATCTCTAGATTCTGAGTAGATATTGTTAAACTTTTAATCATTGTAGAACCTGAAGTCAAACTTGACAATGTGGAAGCTTGGAACGCTACCTCCTGCTTTGATTGCATTCAAGGGTCATGTTCTCCCAATTGAACCGTCGTGGCACATGCTTGGCTTGGGCTATCAGAATAAGACCAATGTCAATAATGTGAAGAAGGCTGCCGTAATCCATTACAACGGCCAGGCTAAACCTTGGCTTGAGATAGGCTTTGAGCATCTCCGTCCTTTTTGGACCAAGTTCGTTAACAGCTCCAACGATTTTATCAGGAATTGCCACATATTGGAGTAGTCAATGGTTTCAACGACAACACAGGAGAATTTTAAAAGCCACAGGCTTTGCAAACTTTCTTTGGTGCTAGGGAACTTCAAATCCAGATAACAAGGAGATTCTGACACTTGGCTAATTGCCCGGATATATTCAGGTTATCAGATCTGTTGCTTTGAGTCCTACAAAGGAGAACCTGCATCTCTAGCATGGGCATGAGATTCATTCTTTCAGTCTGTAAAATAGAGGTTGGTCGCCTAATAATATTGGTTGGACAAAGGACAATAGTTTTGGCCTCTTATCTGGGGTCTAGCCTACCCTTAATTATATTATTGCTTAAGAGGTAATGACGGGGCGTCCAGGAAAATGCTCATTATTGCCATCAGTGATACAAGTTGGTGCATTGCAAGAAAAAAAGCTACGCGCTGGCCCTGTTTAGAGGCTCCCGCATTGCCTCCATTTAGCCATAGAGATGATTCTTTTAACCtataaatttcattttcccttgttAGTTTTGTTGTCATTACTCCACGTTTCTACCGTTTCTTGATTCAATCATCTTGGTCATATTAGACTGTAGGCTATGGAAATTTGGTTCACATAGTTGGGAAACTCCCCTGCTTATTATTTTTGTACTTGTT
Proteins encoded in this region:
- the LOC107826270 gene encoding putative galacturonosyltransferase 13; its protein translation is MQLHFSPSMRSITISSSSNSGNGGYVGDLMKIKVAARHFSYRTLFHTILILAFLLPFVFILTALVTLEGVNKCSSFDCLGRRLGPKLLGRTDDSGRLVKDFVKILNQVNSEEVPAGLKLPESFNQLVVEMKNNKYSTKEFALMLKGMMEKSERDIRESKFAELMNKHFAASAIPKGIHCLSLRLTDEYSSNAHARRQLPSPELLPLLSDNSLHHFVVSTDNILAASVVVNSALQSSLKPEKIVFHVITDKKTYAGMHSWFALNPVTPALVEVKGVHQFDWLTRENVPVLEAVESHHGIRKYYHGNHVTGANLSDTTPRSFASKLQARSPKYISLLNHLRIYLPELFPNLDKVVFLDDDVVIQQDLSPLWDIDLHGKVNGAVETCKGEDKWVMSKRFRNYFNFSHPLIAKHLNPDDCAWAYGMNIFDLRAWRKKNITDTYHAWLKENLKSNLTMWKLGTLPPALIAFKGHVLPIEPSWHMLGLGYQNKTNVNNVKKAAVIHYNGQAKPWLEIGFEHLRPFWTKFVNSSNDFIRNCHILE